A part of Mesoplodon densirostris isolate mMesDen1 chromosome 10, mMesDen1 primary haplotype, whole genome shotgun sequence genomic DNA contains:
- the EFCC1 gene encoding EF-hand and coiled-coil domain-containing protein 1, with the protein MEPSGPGTGTGVEGAAGDPYQRPARRTQWLLSALAHHYGLDRGVENEIVVLATGLDQYLQEVFHHLDCRGAGRLPRADFRALCAVLGLRAEEAAATWEAAGDTAAGDTNSGDVITGLATDGEADAEEEARLALRAEPPELTFRQFHARLCGYFGTRAGPRLPRGALSEHIETQIRLRRPRRRRRAPRTPGPDGGPDSERLARLEEENSSLRELVEDLRAALQSSDARCLALQVGLWKRQAGAQEAAHGGPEMAAARELRQARGALAAAEARAGRLRRGQAEVRRRAEEARQAVLRSLARVRELEALARQVPGLQRWVRRLEGELRRYRSEDRHLPTSPRASPEPQAKSGEPEDGRTRGPDLPPEGAWGSDSSSGSRPLHEARASPAADEQLFRSVEGQAASDEEDDHEKWQEDQGPPAEVKALLAGLSSCGSGCVCRCDDQTAKKLMTYFTHFGSADHVRALGELEQLGTQGCSGKTLGTPGEEAELQQKVDENEHLRLELQMVETERVRLSLLEEKLEDVLQLLQRLRDLNISKRALGKILLSTLDACRDPAHEGTSGPSATLDALHRALAGCELLRREPLAPASAAPALSNSLLISC; encoded by the exons ATGGAGCCCAGCGGCCCGGGCACGGGGACCGGCGTGGAAGGCGCGGCGGGCGACCCGTACCAGCGACCAGCGCGGCGCACGCAGTGGCTGCTGAGCGCCCTGGCGCACCACTACGGGCTGGACCGAGGCGTGGAGAACGAGATCGTGGTGCTGGCCACGGGCCTGGACCAGTATCTGCAGGAGGTCTTCCACCACCTGGACTGCCGAGGCGCCGGCCGCCTGCCCCGCGCCGACTTCCGCGCGCTCTGCGCGGTGCTGGGGCTGCGCGCCGAGGAGGCTGCCGCCACCTGGGAGGCCGCCGGGGATACAGCCGCGGGAGACACGAACTCCGGGGACGTGATCACTGGGTTGGCCACCGATGGGGAGGCGGATGCGGAGGAGGAAGCGCGCCTGGCACTGCGCGCCGAGCCGCCTGAGCTCACCTTCCGCCAGTTCCACGCGCGCCTCTGCGGCTACTTCGGCACCCGCGCCGGGCCCCGTCTGCCCCGCGGCGCTCTCAGCGAGCACATCGAGACGCAGATCCGCCTGCGCCgtccgcgccgccgccgccgagcgCCCCGTACGCCCGGCCCCGACGGCGGCCCGGACAGCGAACGCCTGGCGCGCTTGGAGGAAGAAAACAGCAGCCTGCGCGAGCTGGTAGAGGACCTGCGGGCCGCGCTGCAGAGCAGTGACGCGCGCTGCCTAGCACTGCAG GTCGGCCTCTGGAAGCGCCAGGCGGGCGCCCAGGAGGCGGCGCACGGCGGGCCCGAGATGGCGGCGGCGCGGGAGCTGCGGCAGGCGCGGGGCGCGCTGGCGGCAGCCGAGGCCCGCGCGGGGCGCCTGCGCCGGGGCCAGGCCGAGGTGCGGCGGCGCGCGGAGGAGGCCCGGCAGGCAGTGCTGCGCAGCCTGGCGCGCGTGCGCGAGCTCGAGGCGCTGGCGCGGCAGGTGCCCGGCCTGCAACGCTGGGTGCGGCGGCTGGAGGGCGAGCTGCGGCGCTACAG GTCAGAGGACAGACACCTCCCAACCTCACCACGAGCCAGCCCAGAGCCACAAGCCAAGAGTGGTGAACCTGAGGATGGTAGGACCAGAGGCCCAGACCTCCCTCCAGAGGGAGCCTGGGGCTCCGACAGCAGCTCGGGGAGCAGACCCCTGCACGAAG CCCGTGCTTCTCCAGCAGCGGACGAGCAGCTGTTCCGCTCGGTCGAGGGCCAGGCCGCCTCTGACGAGGAGGACGACCATGAGAAGTGGCAAGAGGACCAGGGGCCACCGGCTGAGGTCAAGGCCCTGCTGGCCGGCCTCTCCAGCTGCGGGAGTGGGTGCGTGTGCCG GTGTGACGACCAGACAGCCAAGAAGCTCATGACCTACTTCACCCACTTTGGCAGTGCCGACCATGTCCGTGCCCTGGGGGAGCTGGAGCAGCTGGGGACGCAGGGCTGCAGTGGGAAGACCCTGGGGACACCAGGGGAGGAG GCAGAGCTGCAGCAGAAGGTGGACGAGAATGAGCACCTGAGGCTGGAGCTGCAGATGGTGGAGACAGAGAGGGTGCGGCTGTCCCTGCTGGAGGAGAAGCTGGAGGACGTGCTGCAGCTCCTACAGAGGCTCCGGGACCTG aaCATATCGAAAAGAGCCCTGGGGAAGATTTTGCTGAGCACACTGGACGCTTGCAGGGACCCTGCACATG AGGGGACGTCTGGCCCCTCAGCCACGCTGGATGCCCTGCACCGAGCTCTGGCTGGCTGTGAGCTCCTGCGTAGAGAGCCCTTGGCACCAGCCTCTGCAGCTCCAGCACTCAGCAACTCCCTCCTCATCTCCTGCTGA